A section of the Cottoperca gobio chromosome 17, fCotGob3.1, whole genome shotgun sequence genome encodes:
- the mylk4a gene encoding myosin light chain kinase 2, skeletal/cardiac muscle isoform X1, which yields MSSLVLNTVGDANGTGFDLIQNRIESLSSKMDKLINIQEKVLNRLDGMSQDIDGIEKDMENLKVDKEEIHLPPKMVNQTQVMGREAREICQEMSDIMLTVNQRSEQQAHKLDGMEKLVLNMQQVISFIGETVKSSRVMKLMFKGPAARKGSKPKDNKAKQAIKRKSSTDTINRRLDQKPTSNKANKGNQDIIPACEPSSPQTSHKIKLHGPKHFLASRKCGNFLKDHKGKDGTDKPSLSPKGLKAQKKMKPPDTAENISLKKQVLLFEEVQKLNRENAEKSGHQPTPGYLDLEAGVSPEDQQLDSRACNLLDYLREDSQAAAGEKDEVVEAVSEEEVVEKVHEAEVTETEPKLDVEDVGKEKEEEKPPEEKKEEVASPDEEVAKAPELSAAHEEKEQTAISSDDHKDASACPNAETDQISEVSSTSTKFCVKEEHLSVKKHTKKRVVLVEEEEKKKKEDNEEEEEKLESEGWAVFRADGIEFQLNLKQRVERERKENDAEKEDDEDAERYFIDTGLPPSAPFNHRIVSAKPNQIINFYSINWQEVLGGGRFGQVHKCVENSSGLTLAAKVIKARTLKEKEVVKNEIQVMNNLDHASLIQLYAAYESRNDIILVLEYVGGGELFDRIIDENYTLMELDAVVFIRQICEGLQHMHKMYILHLDLKPENILCVSRVTNKIKIIDFGLARVYKPREKLRVNFGTPEFLAPEVINYDFVSFNTDMWSLGVITYMLLSGLCPFLGDDDNETLNNILACKWNFEEQEFVDTTEEAKDFISRLLIVNKSWRIGASEALRHPWLSNPVLHHRLHTKKTMCRSRRSSCVPPTDS from the exons ATGAGTTCCTTGGTACTGAACACAGTAGGAGATGCCAACGGCACAGGCTTTGACCTCATCCAAAACCGGATTGAGTCACTTAGCAGCAAGATGGACAAGCTCATCAACATTCAAGAAAAGGTCCTCAACCGACTAGATGGGATGTCTCAGGACATTGACGGCATCGAGAAGGATATGGAGAATCTGAAGGTTGATAAGGAGGAAATCCATCTTCCACCCAAGATGGTGAACCAGACCCAGGTCATGGGGCGAGAAGCCAGAGAGATATGCCAGGAGATGAGCGACATCATGTTGACGGTGAACCAGCGGTCCGAGCAGCAGGCTCACAAGCTGGACGGGATGGAAAAGCTGGTCCTCAACATGCAGCAGGTGATCAGCTTTATCGGGGAGACGGTGAAGAGTTCTAGGGTTATGAAGCTGATGTTCAAAGGCCCTGCGGCTCGGAAGGGCTCCAAACCCAAAGACAATAAAGCCAAGCAAGCAATTAAGAGGAAATCATCTACGGACACAATAAACAGGAGGCTTGACCAG aaACCTACTTCTAATAAAGCCAATAAAGGGAATCAAGACATAATTCCTGCATGTGAGCCCAGTTCTCCACAGACTTCTCACAAGATAAAGCTCCATGGACCAAAGCATTTCCTCGCCTCTCGCAAATGTGGAAACTTT TTGAAGGACCACAAAGGTAAAGATGGGACAGATAAGCCCTCTTTGAGTCCTAAGGGTCTGAAGGCTCAAAAGAAGATGAAGCCTCCGGACACAGCAG AAAATATCTCCTTGAAGAAGCAGGTCTTGCTTTTCGAAGAGGTGCAGAAACTCAACAGGGAGAATGCAGAGAAATCAGGTCACCAGCCCACACCTGGATATCTGGACCTGGAGGCCGGAGTGTCCCCCGAAGATCAGCAACTCGACTCCCGTGCTTGCAACTTGTTGGACTACCTGCGTGAAGATTCCCAAGCGGCTGCGGGTGAGAAAGACGAGGTTGTTGAGGCGGTTAGTGAGGAGGAGGTTGTGGAAAAGGTGCATGAGGCAGAGGTTACAGAGACGGAACCAAAGCTCGATGTGGAGGATgtggggaaagagaaagaggaagaaaagcccccagaggaaaagaaagaagaggttGCTTCTCCTGATGAAGAAGTAGCCAAAGCCCCAGAGTTGTCTGCTGCCCATGAGGAAAAAGAACAAACCGCTATAAG CAGTGATGACCACAAAGATGCCTCTGCATGTCCGAACGCTGAGACGGACCAGATATCAGAGGTCAGCAGCACAAGTACCAAGTTCTGTGTGAAGGAGGAACACTTATcagtgaagaaacacacaaagaagcGGGTGGTGCttgtggaagaggaggagaagaagaagaaggaggacaacgaggaggaggaagagaagcttGAGTCTGAGGGCTGGGCCGTCTTCAGGGCGGATGGAATCGAATTCCAGTTGAACCTAAAacaaagagtggagagagagagaaaggaaaatgaTGCCGAAaaggaagatgatgaagatgcaGAGCGGTACTTCATTG ATACCGGTCTTCCTCCATCGGCTCCTTTTAATCACCGCATTGTTTCTGCCAAGCCCAACCAGATCATCAACTTCTACTCCATCAACTGGCAGGAGGTCCTGGGCGG CGGTCGTTTTGGCCAGgtgcacaaatgtgttgaaAACTCCTCTGGTCTCACTTTGGCGGCGAAGGTCATCAAAGCCAGGACCCTGAAAGAAAAG GAGGTGGTGAAGAATGAGATCCAGGTCATGAATAATCTGGACCATGCCAGCCTGATCCAGCTCTATGCAGCTTATGAGTCAAGGAATGACATCATCCTTGTACTTGAATA TGTTGGTGGAGGGGAGCTGTTTGACAGGATCATTGATGAAAACTACACTTTAATGGAGCTGGACGCCGTCGTGTTCATCCGGCAGATCTGTGAGGGTCTGCAGCACATGCACAAAATGTACATCCTACACTTGGACTTAAAG CCCGAAAATATTCTTTGTGTGAGCAGAGTCACAAATAAGATCAAAATCATCGACTTCGGCCTGGCTAGGGT ATATAAACCACGTGAGAAACTGCGAGTGAATTTTGGCACTCCAGAGTTTCTCGCTCCTGAAGTCATAAACTACGACTTTGTGTCGTTCAACACAGACATGTGGAGCCTCGGCGTCATCACCTACATGCT TTTGAGCGGTCTCTGTCCCTTCCTCGGCGACGATGACAATGAGACTCTGAACAACATCTTGGCCTGTAAGTGGAATTTTGAGGAACAAGAGTTTGTAGATACAACTGAAGAAGCCAAAGACTTCATCTCCAGACTCCTCATTGTGAATAAAAG TTGGAGGATAGGGGCATCTGAGGCCTTGAGACATCCTTGGCTATCTAACCCAGTCCTTCATCATCGCCTTCATACAAAG AAAACTATGTGCAGGTCACGGCGATCATCATGTGTTCCCCCGACTGATAGTTGA
- the mylk4a gene encoding myosin light chain kinase 2, skeletal/cardiac muscle isoform X2 gives MSSLVLNTVGDANGTGFDLIQNRIESLSSKMDKLINIQEKVLNRLDGMSQDIDGIEKDMENLKVDKEEIHLPPKMVNQTQVMGREAREICQEMSDIMLTVNQRSEQQAHKLDGMEKLVLNMQQVISFIGETVKSSRVMKLMFKGPAARKGSKPKDNKAKQAIKRKSSTDTINRRLDQKPTSNKANKGNQDIIPACEPSSPQTSHKIKLHGPKHFLASRKCGNFLKDHKGKDGTDKPSLSPKGLKAQKKMKPPDTAENISLKKQVLLFEEVQKLNRENAEKSGHQPTPGYLDLEAGVSPEDQQLDSRACNLLDYLREDSQAAAGEKDEVVEAVSEEEVVEKVHEAEVTETEPKLDVEDVGKEKEEEKPPEEKKEEVASPDEEVAKAPELSAAHEEKEQTAISDDHKDASACPNAETDQISEVSSTSTKFCVKEEHLSVKKHTKKRVVLVEEEEKKKKEDNEEEEEKLESEGWAVFRADGIEFQLNLKQRVERERKENDAEKEDDEDAERYFIDTGLPPSAPFNHRIVSAKPNQIINFYSINWQEVLGGGRFGQVHKCVENSSGLTLAAKVIKARTLKEKEVVKNEIQVMNNLDHASLIQLYAAYESRNDIILVLEYVGGGELFDRIIDENYTLMELDAVVFIRQICEGLQHMHKMYILHLDLKPENILCVSRVTNKIKIIDFGLARVYKPREKLRVNFGTPEFLAPEVINYDFVSFNTDMWSLGVITYMLLSGLCPFLGDDDNETLNNILACKWNFEEQEFVDTTEEAKDFISRLLIVNKSWRIGASEALRHPWLSNPVLHHRLHTKKTMCRSRRSSCVPPTDS, from the exons ATGAGTTCCTTGGTACTGAACACAGTAGGAGATGCCAACGGCACAGGCTTTGACCTCATCCAAAACCGGATTGAGTCACTTAGCAGCAAGATGGACAAGCTCATCAACATTCAAGAAAAGGTCCTCAACCGACTAGATGGGATGTCTCAGGACATTGACGGCATCGAGAAGGATATGGAGAATCTGAAGGTTGATAAGGAGGAAATCCATCTTCCACCCAAGATGGTGAACCAGACCCAGGTCATGGGGCGAGAAGCCAGAGAGATATGCCAGGAGATGAGCGACATCATGTTGACGGTGAACCAGCGGTCCGAGCAGCAGGCTCACAAGCTGGACGGGATGGAAAAGCTGGTCCTCAACATGCAGCAGGTGATCAGCTTTATCGGGGAGACGGTGAAGAGTTCTAGGGTTATGAAGCTGATGTTCAAAGGCCCTGCGGCTCGGAAGGGCTCCAAACCCAAAGACAATAAAGCCAAGCAAGCAATTAAGAGGAAATCATCTACGGACACAATAAACAGGAGGCTTGACCAG aaACCTACTTCTAATAAAGCCAATAAAGGGAATCAAGACATAATTCCTGCATGTGAGCCCAGTTCTCCACAGACTTCTCACAAGATAAAGCTCCATGGACCAAAGCATTTCCTCGCCTCTCGCAAATGTGGAAACTTT TTGAAGGACCACAAAGGTAAAGATGGGACAGATAAGCCCTCTTTGAGTCCTAAGGGTCTGAAGGCTCAAAAGAAGATGAAGCCTCCGGACACAGCAG AAAATATCTCCTTGAAGAAGCAGGTCTTGCTTTTCGAAGAGGTGCAGAAACTCAACAGGGAGAATGCAGAGAAATCAGGTCACCAGCCCACACCTGGATATCTGGACCTGGAGGCCGGAGTGTCCCCCGAAGATCAGCAACTCGACTCCCGTGCTTGCAACTTGTTGGACTACCTGCGTGAAGATTCCCAAGCGGCTGCGGGTGAGAAAGACGAGGTTGTTGAGGCGGTTAGTGAGGAGGAGGTTGTGGAAAAGGTGCATGAGGCAGAGGTTACAGAGACGGAACCAAAGCTCGATGTGGAGGATgtggggaaagagaaagaggaagaaaagcccccagaggaaaagaaagaagaggttGCTTCTCCTGATGAAGAAGTAGCCAAAGCCCCAGAGTTGTCTGCTGCCCATGAGGAAAAAGAACAAACCGCTATAAG TGATGACCACAAAGATGCCTCTGCATGTCCGAACGCTGAGACGGACCAGATATCAGAGGTCAGCAGCACAAGTACCAAGTTCTGTGTGAAGGAGGAACACTTATcagtgaagaaacacacaaagaagcGGGTGGTGCttgtggaagaggaggagaagaagaagaaggaggacaacgaggaggaggaagagaagcttGAGTCTGAGGGCTGGGCCGTCTTCAGGGCGGATGGAATCGAATTCCAGTTGAACCTAAAacaaagagtggagagagagagaaaggaaaatgaTGCCGAAaaggaagatgatgaagatgcaGAGCGGTACTTCATTG ATACCGGTCTTCCTCCATCGGCTCCTTTTAATCACCGCATTGTTTCTGCCAAGCCCAACCAGATCATCAACTTCTACTCCATCAACTGGCAGGAGGTCCTGGGCGG CGGTCGTTTTGGCCAGgtgcacaaatgtgttgaaAACTCCTCTGGTCTCACTTTGGCGGCGAAGGTCATCAAAGCCAGGACCCTGAAAGAAAAG GAGGTGGTGAAGAATGAGATCCAGGTCATGAATAATCTGGACCATGCCAGCCTGATCCAGCTCTATGCAGCTTATGAGTCAAGGAATGACATCATCCTTGTACTTGAATA TGTTGGTGGAGGGGAGCTGTTTGACAGGATCATTGATGAAAACTACACTTTAATGGAGCTGGACGCCGTCGTGTTCATCCGGCAGATCTGTGAGGGTCTGCAGCACATGCACAAAATGTACATCCTACACTTGGACTTAAAG CCCGAAAATATTCTTTGTGTGAGCAGAGTCACAAATAAGATCAAAATCATCGACTTCGGCCTGGCTAGGGT ATATAAACCACGTGAGAAACTGCGAGTGAATTTTGGCACTCCAGAGTTTCTCGCTCCTGAAGTCATAAACTACGACTTTGTGTCGTTCAACACAGACATGTGGAGCCTCGGCGTCATCACCTACATGCT TTTGAGCGGTCTCTGTCCCTTCCTCGGCGACGATGACAATGAGACTCTGAACAACATCTTGGCCTGTAAGTGGAATTTTGAGGAACAAGAGTTTGTAGATACAACTGAAGAAGCCAAAGACTTCATCTCCAGACTCCTCATTGTGAATAAAAG TTGGAGGATAGGGGCATCTGAGGCCTTGAGACATCCTTGGCTATCTAACCCAGTCCTTCATCATCGCCTTCATACAAAG AAAACTATGTGCAGGTCACGGCGATCATCATGTGTTCCCCCGACTGATAGTTGA
- the mylk4a gene encoding myosin light chain kinase 2, skeletal/cardiac muscle isoform X3, with protein sequence MSSLVLNTVGDANGTGFDLIQNRIESLSSKMDKLINIQEKVLNRLDGMSQDIDGIEKDMENLKVDKEEIHLPPKMVNQTQVMGREAREICQEMSDIMLTVNQRSEQQAHKLDGMEKLVLNMQQVISFIGETVKSSRVMKLMFKGPAARKGSKPKDNKAKQAIKRKSSTDTINRRLDQLKDHKGKDGTDKPSLSPKGLKAQKKMKPPDTAENISLKKQVLLFEEVQKLNRENAEKSGHQPTPGYLDLEAGVSPEDQQLDSRACNLLDYLREDSQAAAGEKDEVVEAVSEEEVVEKVHEAEVTETEPKLDVEDVGKEKEEEKPPEEKKEEVASPDEEVAKAPELSAAHEEKEQTAISSDDHKDASACPNAETDQISEVSSTSTKFCVKEEHLSVKKHTKKRVVLVEEEEKKKKEDNEEEEEKLESEGWAVFRADGIEFQLNLKQRVERERKENDAEKEDDEDAERYFIDTGLPPSAPFNHRIVSAKPNQIINFYSINWQEVLGGGRFGQVHKCVENSSGLTLAAKVIKARTLKEKEVVKNEIQVMNNLDHASLIQLYAAYESRNDIILVLEYVGGGELFDRIIDENYTLMELDAVVFIRQICEGLQHMHKMYILHLDLKPENILCVSRVTNKIKIIDFGLARVYKPREKLRVNFGTPEFLAPEVINYDFVSFNTDMWSLGVITYMLLSGLCPFLGDDDNETLNNILACKWNFEEQEFVDTTEEAKDFISRLLIVNKSWRIGASEALRHPWLSNPVLHHRLHTKKTMCRSRRSSCVPPTDS encoded by the exons ATGAGTTCCTTGGTACTGAACACAGTAGGAGATGCCAACGGCACAGGCTTTGACCTCATCCAAAACCGGATTGAGTCACTTAGCAGCAAGATGGACAAGCTCATCAACATTCAAGAAAAGGTCCTCAACCGACTAGATGGGATGTCTCAGGACATTGACGGCATCGAGAAGGATATGGAGAATCTGAAGGTTGATAAGGAGGAAATCCATCTTCCACCCAAGATGGTGAACCAGACCCAGGTCATGGGGCGAGAAGCCAGAGAGATATGCCAGGAGATGAGCGACATCATGTTGACGGTGAACCAGCGGTCCGAGCAGCAGGCTCACAAGCTGGACGGGATGGAAAAGCTGGTCCTCAACATGCAGCAGGTGATCAGCTTTATCGGGGAGACGGTGAAGAGTTCTAGGGTTATGAAGCTGATGTTCAAAGGCCCTGCGGCTCGGAAGGGCTCCAAACCCAAAGACAATAAAGCCAAGCAAGCAATTAAGAGGAAATCATCTACGGACACAATAAACAGGAGGCTTGACCAG TTGAAGGACCACAAAGGTAAAGATGGGACAGATAAGCCCTCTTTGAGTCCTAAGGGTCTGAAGGCTCAAAAGAAGATGAAGCCTCCGGACACAGCAG AAAATATCTCCTTGAAGAAGCAGGTCTTGCTTTTCGAAGAGGTGCAGAAACTCAACAGGGAGAATGCAGAGAAATCAGGTCACCAGCCCACACCTGGATATCTGGACCTGGAGGCCGGAGTGTCCCCCGAAGATCAGCAACTCGACTCCCGTGCTTGCAACTTGTTGGACTACCTGCGTGAAGATTCCCAAGCGGCTGCGGGTGAGAAAGACGAGGTTGTTGAGGCGGTTAGTGAGGAGGAGGTTGTGGAAAAGGTGCATGAGGCAGAGGTTACAGAGACGGAACCAAAGCTCGATGTGGAGGATgtggggaaagagaaagaggaagaaaagcccccagaggaaaagaaagaagaggttGCTTCTCCTGATGAAGAAGTAGCCAAAGCCCCAGAGTTGTCTGCTGCCCATGAGGAAAAAGAACAAACCGCTATAAG CAGTGATGACCACAAAGATGCCTCTGCATGTCCGAACGCTGAGACGGACCAGATATCAGAGGTCAGCAGCACAAGTACCAAGTTCTGTGTGAAGGAGGAACACTTATcagtgaagaaacacacaaagaagcGGGTGGTGCttgtggaagaggaggagaagaagaagaaggaggacaacgaggaggaggaagagaagcttGAGTCTGAGGGCTGGGCCGTCTTCAGGGCGGATGGAATCGAATTCCAGTTGAACCTAAAacaaagagtggagagagagagaaaggaaaatgaTGCCGAAaaggaagatgatgaagatgcaGAGCGGTACTTCATTG ATACCGGTCTTCCTCCATCGGCTCCTTTTAATCACCGCATTGTTTCTGCCAAGCCCAACCAGATCATCAACTTCTACTCCATCAACTGGCAGGAGGTCCTGGGCGG CGGTCGTTTTGGCCAGgtgcacaaatgtgttgaaAACTCCTCTGGTCTCACTTTGGCGGCGAAGGTCATCAAAGCCAGGACCCTGAAAGAAAAG GAGGTGGTGAAGAATGAGATCCAGGTCATGAATAATCTGGACCATGCCAGCCTGATCCAGCTCTATGCAGCTTATGAGTCAAGGAATGACATCATCCTTGTACTTGAATA TGTTGGTGGAGGGGAGCTGTTTGACAGGATCATTGATGAAAACTACACTTTAATGGAGCTGGACGCCGTCGTGTTCATCCGGCAGATCTGTGAGGGTCTGCAGCACATGCACAAAATGTACATCCTACACTTGGACTTAAAG CCCGAAAATATTCTTTGTGTGAGCAGAGTCACAAATAAGATCAAAATCATCGACTTCGGCCTGGCTAGGGT ATATAAACCACGTGAGAAACTGCGAGTGAATTTTGGCACTCCAGAGTTTCTCGCTCCTGAAGTCATAAACTACGACTTTGTGTCGTTCAACACAGACATGTGGAGCCTCGGCGTCATCACCTACATGCT TTTGAGCGGTCTCTGTCCCTTCCTCGGCGACGATGACAATGAGACTCTGAACAACATCTTGGCCTGTAAGTGGAATTTTGAGGAACAAGAGTTTGTAGATACAACTGAAGAAGCCAAAGACTTCATCTCCAGACTCCTCATTGTGAATAAAAG TTGGAGGATAGGGGCATCTGAGGCCTTGAGACATCCTTGGCTATCTAACCCAGTCCTTCATCATCGCCTTCATACAAAG AAAACTATGTGCAGGTCACGGCGATCATCATGTGTTCCCCCGACTGATAGTTGA
- the mylk4a gene encoding myosin light chain kinase 2, skeletal/cardiac muscle isoform X4 — translation MASLARGSVWDPLGGHEREFLWSSEPLSDGGSIIFHLQRCEISYKQLLLLWRPFSSLEFQKTLLSLHWKYPLCCLPCDSTRRTNKPTSNKANKGNQDIIPACEPSSPQTSHKIKLHGPKHFLASRKCGNFLKDHKGKDGTDKPSLSPKGLKAQKKMKPPDTAENISLKKQVLLFEEVQKLNRENAEKSGHQPTPGYLDLEAGVSPEDQQLDSRACNLLDYLREDSQAAAGEKDEVVEAVSEEEVVEKVHEAEVTETEPKLDVEDVGKEKEEEKPPEEKKEEVASPDEEVAKAPELSAAHEEKEQTAISSDDHKDASACPNAETDQISEVSSTSTKFCVKEEHLSVKKHTKKRVVLVEEEEKKKKEDNEEEEEKLESEGWAVFRADGIEFQLNLKQRVERERKENDAEKEDDEDAERYFIDTGLPPSAPFNHRIVSAKPNQIINFYSINWQEVLGGGRFGQVHKCVENSSGLTLAAKVIKARTLKEKEVVKNEIQVMNNLDHASLIQLYAAYESRNDIILVLEYVGGGELFDRIIDENYTLMELDAVVFIRQICEGLQHMHKMYILHLDLKPENILCVSRVTNKIKIIDFGLARVYKPREKLRVNFGTPEFLAPEVINYDFVSFNTDMWSLGVITYMLLSGLCPFLGDDDNETLNNILACKWNFEEQEFVDTTEEAKDFISRLLIVNKSWRIGASEALRHPWLSNPVLHHRLHTKKTMCRSRRSSCVPPTDS, via the exons ATGGCCTCCTTGGCACGAGGCTCAGTCTGGGATCCCCTGGGAGGGCACGAGAG GGAATTTCTGTGGTCGTCAGAGCCCTTGTCAGATGGTGGCTCCATCATCTTCCACCTCCAGAGGTGTGAGATATCGTACAAGCAACTGCTGTTACTATGGCGTCCTTTTTCCAGTCTCGAATTCcagaaaacactgctgtcaCTGCACTGGAAATATCCCCTCTGCTGTTTACCTTGCGACAGCACTCGGAGAACAAAT aaACCTACTTCTAATAAAGCCAATAAAGGGAATCAAGACATAATTCCTGCATGTGAGCCCAGTTCTCCACAGACTTCTCACAAGATAAAGCTCCATGGACCAAAGCATTTCCTCGCCTCTCGCAAATGTGGAAACTTT TTGAAGGACCACAAAGGTAAAGATGGGACAGATAAGCCCTCTTTGAGTCCTAAGGGTCTGAAGGCTCAAAAGAAGATGAAGCCTCCGGACACAGCAG AAAATATCTCCTTGAAGAAGCAGGTCTTGCTTTTCGAAGAGGTGCAGAAACTCAACAGGGAGAATGCAGAGAAATCAGGTCACCAGCCCACACCTGGATATCTGGACCTGGAGGCCGGAGTGTCCCCCGAAGATCAGCAACTCGACTCCCGTGCTTGCAACTTGTTGGACTACCTGCGTGAAGATTCCCAAGCGGCTGCGGGTGAGAAAGACGAGGTTGTTGAGGCGGTTAGTGAGGAGGAGGTTGTGGAAAAGGTGCATGAGGCAGAGGTTACAGAGACGGAACCAAAGCTCGATGTGGAGGATgtggggaaagagaaagaggaagaaaagcccccagaggaaaagaaagaagaggttGCTTCTCCTGATGAAGAAGTAGCCAAAGCCCCAGAGTTGTCTGCTGCCCATGAGGAAAAAGAACAAACCGCTATAAG CAGTGATGACCACAAAGATGCCTCTGCATGTCCGAACGCTGAGACGGACCAGATATCAGAGGTCAGCAGCACAAGTACCAAGTTCTGTGTGAAGGAGGAACACTTATcagtgaagaaacacacaaagaagcGGGTGGTGCttgtggaagaggaggagaagaagaagaaggaggacaacgaggaggaggaagagaagcttGAGTCTGAGGGCTGGGCCGTCTTCAGGGCGGATGGAATCGAATTCCAGTTGAACCTAAAacaaagagtggagagagagagaaaggaaaatgaTGCCGAAaaggaagatgatgaagatgcaGAGCGGTACTTCATTG ATACCGGTCTTCCTCCATCGGCTCCTTTTAATCACCGCATTGTTTCTGCCAAGCCCAACCAGATCATCAACTTCTACTCCATCAACTGGCAGGAGGTCCTGGGCGG CGGTCGTTTTGGCCAGgtgcacaaatgtgttgaaAACTCCTCTGGTCTCACTTTGGCGGCGAAGGTCATCAAAGCCAGGACCCTGAAAGAAAAG GAGGTGGTGAAGAATGAGATCCAGGTCATGAATAATCTGGACCATGCCAGCCTGATCCAGCTCTATGCAGCTTATGAGTCAAGGAATGACATCATCCTTGTACTTGAATA TGTTGGTGGAGGGGAGCTGTTTGACAGGATCATTGATGAAAACTACACTTTAATGGAGCTGGACGCCGTCGTGTTCATCCGGCAGATCTGTGAGGGTCTGCAGCACATGCACAAAATGTACATCCTACACTTGGACTTAAAG CCCGAAAATATTCTTTGTGTGAGCAGAGTCACAAATAAGATCAAAATCATCGACTTCGGCCTGGCTAGGGT ATATAAACCACGTGAGAAACTGCGAGTGAATTTTGGCACTCCAGAGTTTCTCGCTCCTGAAGTCATAAACTACGACTTTGTGTCGTTCAACACAGACATGTGGAGCCTCGGCGTCATCACCTACATGCT TTTGAGCGGTCTCTGTCCCTTCCTCGGCGACGATGACAATGAGACTCTGAACAACATCTTGGCCTGTAAGTGGAATTTTGAGGAACAAGAGTTTGTAGATACAACTGAAGAAGCCAAAGACTTCATCTCCAGACTCCTCATTGTGAATAAAAG TTGGAGGATAGGGGCATCTGAGGCCTTGAGACATCCTTGGCTATCTAACCCAGTCCTTCATCATCGCCTTCATACAAAG AAAACTATGTGCAGGTCACGGCGATCATCATGTGTTCCCCCGACTGATAGTTGA